CCGATCAACCAGAGTTTGCTGCTGATTTTTTCCATAATCACTCCCTTCGCGGGGCACCCTAAACCGCCTCCCCCGCCTTGCCAGGATCTTTTCCGCCCTTAAACGCGCGCATCAGCGCACCCGCTCATAACCGTCCCACACCAGATCGGCTTCCGGGAGCTTCGGCAGGTACCGCAACCAGACATGGCTGTCGAGATGTTCCTGGCTCTGCTGCAACTTTCGGCTGTGCTCCATGATAGGCGGCACCAGCTCCTTGATGGGCTTATCGAGGCTGGCGGCAATGGCATAATCGGTCGCGCGGATGGCCAGGCGCACGGCCTCGTCGCTGTACTGCTGAGAGAAGGCCAGGGTATCCAGGGCCTTGGTCGGATTATGGAAGCCCGCGCTGTTCTCGGCGGAAACGTAATCCCAGAACCATTGGCCCTTGCGCACCATCTCACGGGCCTCGGCCAAAACGTCCTTGTCGGCGCCGTCGAATTCCATGGCCTGACGCACCGCCTCGTGGGCACGCACCGATTTTTCCTGGGCAATATTAAGCTGCTTCCACACACGCTCCTGATGGTAAATAACACGGTCACGTAGATAAGTCGGGGTTTTGTCGCCGTGACAGCCCATGCAGGCATCACGGATCATCTCTTCATTTTTCAGAGGCGAGGTCCAGTGATGCGAGGAAATAGTCGCCGGGCCGACCTTGACACGCGGCATATGACAATCGGCGCAAGACACCCCGGCGGCGCCATGCACACTGTCGTGATACATCTCATATTCCGGATGCTGGGTCTTGATCATAGGGGTTTTGGAAACGGCATGGGTCCAGTCGACGAACTGGCCCTTGAAGCCATCACGCTCGGGATCCCCATCGGATTTAAATTTATAGATATCGGCCGGATTCATCCCATAGTCCCAGGGGAAGTGCGGCTTGGCCGCAACACCGTGGTCCTTGGTCTCAAAATAGTACTCAACATGGCACTGGGCGCACACCAGGGAGCGCATTTCGTTGCGCGAGGCCTCACGCCAGTCCACGCCCTGACGCTCCAGCGCCTCGGCCAAGGGAATACTGGTGATGACCAACCGCATGGCCTGATCCGGATCATGGCAGTTGGTGCAGCCGATAGCATGTTTTTCCCCATTGTATTGCAAACGATACTCATTGAATTCCGAGGACCAGAAGGCATCGCCCTGGGCCTCAACCTGGGCCGGGATATTGTTGACCTTGCAGTTCAGGCAGGTGGCCGGCAGACCCGCCTGCTCGCTGTAACGATTGATCCGGTCGATGTGGAAGATGTCCTCGACGGCATAGGTATGGCCGCGGGCGCGCTTATATTCATAGCTGAAGGGGTAACCCAGCCATAGATTCTTCAGGTAGGGCTGGGCGTGTTTGTAGCCCACAGGCAGTGGATTAATGCCGTCATGCTTGTCATGGGGCACCGACCCGCCATACTCGGTCATCTGAGTGTCGTCGTTGTTCTTCAGGTAGGTTCCGTACTGCGGCAGGTTCTTGAACCGCAGGTTGCCCTGATCCTCATCCGCCGCCGGCACTACGCTCAAGGTGGCGAACAGAAATAGGACAGCGGCAAAAAAAACCACGATCTTTTTCATGAATTTTCTCCTCGGGTAAAGTCAACGGCAAACTCAAGGTCAGCAAAACATGTGGGCATTTTGACTCACAACCACCTCCTTCTCTTCGTGCCGCAGCAGAACGGCTGCAAATACACATCGGACTACTGTGGATAAGCACAGCGACACGCATAAGTATACCTTTGCTTTAAAATTGTTCCAGTCAACCAAAGAGGATCTTGCAGAAGGTGAAAAAAGGACAAGGTCACGGGTGGGGCCGGCAACCGAAGGGATCGCTGCGATCAATAAAAAAAGCCGGGCGCGCCGCGAAGCGCTCAGCCGGCTGAATCGCGTAAAAAACCGCCGGGAAAACCATCCCGGCGGCTGGGGTGTGTCGCAAACGCTGAAGTGCCAGCTCAGGGCGTCCAGATCTTGAGCAGCGCCTCGGCCATTTCCGCCGGGCTGTCGGCCACGGAGATCCCGCAGGCGCGCAGATAGTCTTTCTTCTCGGCGGCGCCGCCCTTGCCGCCGGAGATGATGGCACCGGCATGGCCCATGCGCTTGCCGGCAGGCGCGGTGGCGCCGGCGATGAAGGCGGCGACGGGCTTTTTCATGTTTTCCTTGACGAAGGTGGCGGCCTGCTCCTCGGCGTCGCCGCCGATCTCGCCAATCATGATCACCGCCTCGGTCTCCGGGTCTTCCTCGAACATCCGCAGCACGTCAAGATGGCTGGTGCCGTTGACCGGGTCGCCGCCGATGCCGACGCAGGTCGACTGACCGAGATCGCGTGTAGAGAGTTGCCACACCGCCTCATAGGTCAGGGTGCCGGAACGCGAAACGATGCCGACCTTGCCTTTTTTGTGGATATAGCCGGGCATGATGCCGATCTTGCACTCATCAGGCGTGATGACGCCGGGGCAATTGGGTCCGACCAGGCGGGTGCGGGTGCCCTTGAGATACTGCTTGACCTTGACCATATCAAGCACCGGCACCCCCTCGGTAATGCAGATCACCAGTTCGATGCCGGCTTCAGCCGCTTCGAGGATGGCGTCGGCCGCGCCGATGGGCGGAACGTAGATGACCGAGGCGTTGGCGCCGGTCTTTTTCACCGCGTCTTCCACCGTATCGAACACGGGAAAGCCGTCGATGCTGGTGCCGCCCTTGCCGGGCGTGGTGCCGCCGACCATCTGCGTGCCGTAGTCACGGCACTGCTGGGCGTGAAACAGACCGGTGGCGCCGGTGATGCCCTGGGTGATAACTTTGGTATTCCTATTGACCAGAATGCTCATCTGTCAGTCTCCTCCTCAGGCTGCGGCCTGTACGGCTTTGACGATCTTTTCGGCGGCCTCGGTCATGCCGTCGGCACTGACGATATTGAGGCCCGATTCGGCCAGCAGCTTTTTGCCCTTGGCCACATTGGTGCCTTCCAGGCGCACCACCAGGGGCACCTTGACACCCACCTGCTTGGCCGCTTCGATGACGCCGGTGGCGATGATGTCGCACTTCATGATGCCGCCGAAGATGTTGACCAGGATGCCCTTGACCTTGGCGTCGGAGAGAATGATTTTGAAGGCTTCGGTGACCCGCTCGATGGTCGCACCGCCCCCCACGTCGAGAAAATTGGCGGGCTCGCCGCCGTAGTGCTTGATGATGTCCATGGTCGCCATGGCCAGACCCGCGCCGTTGACCAGACAGCCGATGTTGCCGTCGAGGGCGATGTAGGACAGATCGTACTGGGAGGCCTCGATCTCATTGGGGTCTTCTTCGTCATAATCGCGCATGTCGCGGATGACACGGTGGCGGAACAGGGCATTGTCGTCGAAGTTAAGCTTGGCATCGATGCACAACAGGTTGCCTTCCTTGGTCAGCACCAGGGGGTTGATCTCCAGCAGCGAGCAGTCCTCTTCGACGAACATCTTGTAAATGTTCATCAGCAAGGGCACCGCCTGCTTGACCTGCGCCGCGCCCAGTCCCAACTTGAAGGCGACCTTGCGCGCCTGAAAGGGCGCCAGGCCGATAAGCGGATCGATGGATTCAAAGAAAATCTGCTCCGGAGTGTTGGCGGCAACCTCCTCGATATCCATTCCGCCAGCGGCCGAAGCCATGAGCGTCACTTGAGACGTGCCGCGATCGACGAGAAAGGACAGGTAGTATTCCTTTTCGATGTTACAGGCCTTCTCCACCAGTACGCGCTTGACGGTCTTGCCTTCGGGACCGGTCTGATGCGTTACCAGAGTCATGCCGATCATCTCCACGGCCAGCCTCTTCACCTCGTCGGGCGTGCGCGCCAACTTGACGCCGCCGCCCTTGCCGCGACCACCTGCATGGATTTGCGCCTTGACAATCCAGGGGCCTTCGCCAAGACGCTTGGCCCAGTCGCGCGCCGAGTTGCTGTTGTAGACCACGTGCCCATCGGGCACGGGCACTGCGTACTTGCGCAGAATCTCCTTGGCTTGGTACTCATGAATGTTCATACAATCCTCGCCTGGGTTGAAGGGAAACGCCGCGGCACAAAGCCACATTGTACAAATCTGCCTGCGGCGACCGCTCGGGCGGCCGCGCCGCGTATACACCGAGCAAAAGGGGTGCCATGGCCGTATACATAGCTTAGGGCCGCAATTGCGCCGCTTCGCGCCCCGAATCGGGGAGGGCGTCCTTTTGGCCGTCGGTTACTCCCCGCCGCATGTGGCGAAAAATCGAACGGCCCGCTCACCCCGAACGTATATCTTTGATGCGGTCCATGGGGATCTGGTGCCAGCCGGTGGCACCACGCAACATAATCGCGTCCTCCGTGACCTCTTTGAGGATACCGCGATACGCGACCAATGACGTATACACAATTACCGGTTTTTCAATGAGACTGTCAAGAGGCCTTACCATTTTTAGTCTCCCCAAAAAAAACAACCCGAACTTTTAGCATAAAAGTCCGGGCCGAGTCAGCGAAGGGCAGGCGGAAAGAGTGGCTCAGATGCCTGTTTTTCCCCAGTCAGCGAGAAATTTTTTAATGCCTACATCGGTCAGAGGGTGTTTGCACAACTGCTGCATGACGCTGTAGGGGATGGTGCAGATGTCGGCACCGATGAGCGCGGCACGCAGAACGTGCAAGGGCGAACGCACCGAAGCGACGATGATTTCGGTATTATAGCCGTAATTCTCGAAGATGCTGTGGATATCGTCGACACCCTCCATGCCGTCGTGGCCGACGTCGTCGAGCCGCCCGACAAAGGGCGAGACATAGGTGGCGCCGGCTTTGGCGGCAAGCAGTGCCTGCAACGGGCTGAAAACCAAGGTGACATTGGTCTTTATGCCCTCGGCGGAAAAAATATGCGTTGCCTTGAGCCCCTCTTCGGTCATGGGCACCTTGATGACGATGTTGCGCGGATGGATCTTGGCCAACTCCTGCCCCTCGCGCACCATGCCGGCGGCATCGGTGGCAATGACTTCGGCCGAGATGGGACCGTCGACCAGAGCTGTGATTTCGTTGATGACGTCACGAAAATCGCGGCCGCTTTTAGCGATCAGGGAGGGATTGGTGGTGACCCCGTCGACCAGGCCAAGGTCGACGGCTTTGCGGATCTCATCCACATCGGCGGTATCGATAAAAAATTTCACGGCGGTTCTCCTTGTGGGGGGTTGGGCAAGCAGACTCAATCGCCATCGCCAGGATGGCAGCGGACACAGGTATTGGTTGTCAGGCCGGGCCGATAGATCAGCTGTAAAAGCTCTCGATCATGCCAGCGCAAAGCCGCCACGCGCGGGCCTTCGCCCAGCGCCCGACGCTCGCGGCGCCCAGACAAAGGCAACACGGCTTCGAACATCCCGGCATGAGCGCGGTCTTTGTCAAAAGCTCGGGGATTGCCGAGATGGCAATCGACACAGGTGGGCACTCCGCCCATGCCGATCTGTTCATCGAGACGCTGAGGGTCAAGATACATGGACTCGGCACCCAGCGCCCGCATCCGCTCCCGGTCACCGTGGCAGGCCACGCAACTCGACGCCGGATCATAGGCCAGCGCCGCAACCGCAGGAGCGAGCAGGACAGCAAGCAGAAATAACAGGCCTGCAACCGATGCCTTCGGTTTGAAATCGAGCGGATAAATCATTTTTTTTCGCGAAAGGCGTCCCGGCAGCGCGGCGAACAGAAATAATGTCGGCGGCCGTCAATTTGGGTTTCCAGCGCTTCGGTACGGGGCACATAGGTGCCGCACTGGGGATCTTGCACCAGATCCTCGCCGCGCAGGCTGCTTGTCCGACGAGGGGGTACCTGGGGCTCTTTTGGGGGCCGCTGTCCACCCAGCGAGCGGCGCACAAAGGTCCACAGACTGTAGCCGATGCAGATCAACAGAGTCAGAATCAGAAGCCGGGTCATAAGGTCACCAATTTTCCAGGTTGCGACTGACCCGCTGTGAGCGGTCGAGATCGGCCAGCAGGCGTCGCATGCTTTTTTTCAGCAGGGGATGCACCAGCTCGGGCGCCAGATCGCACAAGGGTTCCAGCACGAAACGCCGCTCGTGCAGGCGCGGATGCGGCAGCACCAGTTCGGGGGAATCCAGCACCAGATCGCCGTAGCACAGGATGTCCACATCCAGAGTGCGCGGGCCCCAGGGTTGTGTGCGGCGGCGGCCGCAGGCGAGTTCCACCTCATGACAAAGGCTCAGCAGCGCCAGGGGAGACAAAACAGTGGTGCCGGCCAGGACCGCATTGAGATAGGGTTCCTGGCCCTCCGGCCCCCCCACCGGATCGGTATCGTAAAGGGGCGACCAGGCAAGAATTGTCAGGCCCTCCGCGCGTTGCAGCAGATCGCGCGCCCTCCGCAAGGCGTCTTCGCGCTCACCGAGGTTGGCACCCAGTGCCAGAAAAATACTTTGCATAAAGTTGAATCCTGAGGAAAAAACGAGAAAATTAAAACACAGTAGGCAAAAACGAGTCAATCTTTCCCCCGCCTTCACAACCGGCAGGTGGAAAAACCGGCGTTTTCGGCGCTGATTTTGCTTAAGCGCTGGTTGATTTTAAAAACAGGGGGAAAAGTCAAAATCATGGTTCTTGCCGAGCGTGACCATATCGTACAGGTTATCGATACCCTCGCCAATCAGCATCTGCAAGGTAAGGTGCGGGCCGTGCGCCTGGCGATCATCGCCCTGCTCTCGGGCGGCCACATCCTGCTCGAAGATATTCCCGGCCTGGGAAAAACCACCCTGGCCCTGGCCCTGGCGCGGGTTCTGGGCTTGTCCTTCGGCCGCATCCAATGCACCAGCGATCTGCTGCCCAGCGACATCACCGGGCTCTCCATCTACCGGCGCGAGGAAAACCGTTTCGAATTCATGCCCGGCCCGATTTTTAACAATCTGGTGCTGGTCGACGAAATCAATCGCGCCATGCCCAAGACCCAGAGCGCCCTGCTGGAAGC
This region of Geoalkalibacter ferrihydriticus DSM 17813 genomic DNA includes:
- the fsa gene encoding fructose-6-phosphate aldolase; protein product: MKFFIDTADVDEIRKAVDLGLVDGVTTNPSLIAKSGRDFRDVINEITALVDGPISAEVIATDAAGMVREGQELAKIHPRNIVIKVPMTEEGLKATHIFSAEGIKTNVTLVFSPLQALLAAKAGATYVSPFVGRLDDVGHDGMEGVDDIHSIFENYGYNTEIIVASVRSPLHVLRAALIGADICTIPYSVMQQLCKHPLTDVGIKKFLADWGKTGI
- a CDS encoding YHS domain-containing protein produces the protein MTRLLILTLLICIGYSLWTFVRRSLGGQRPPKEPQVPPRRTSSLRGEDLVQDPQCGTYVPRTEALETQIDGRRHYFCSPRCRDAFREKK
- the sucC gene encoding ADP-forming succinate--CoA ligase subunit beta, which gives rise to MNIHEYQAKEILRKYAVPVPDGHVVYNSNSARDWAKRLGEGPWIVKAQIHAGGRGKGGGVKLARTPDEVKRLAVEMIGMTLVTHQTGPEGKTVKRVLVEKACNIEKEYYLSFLVDRGTSQVTLMASAAGGMDIEEVAANTPEQIFFESIDPLIGLAPFQARKVAFKLGLGAAQVKQAVPLLMNIYKMFVEEDCSLLEINPLVLTKEGNLLCIDAKLNFDDNALFRHRVIRDMRDYDEEDPNEIEASQYDLSYIALDGNIGCLVNGAGLAMATMDIIKHYGGEPANFLDVGGGATIERVTEAFKIILSDAKVKGILVNIFGGIMKCDIIATGVIEAAKQVGVKVPLVVRLEGTNVAKGKKLLAESGLNIVSADGMTEAAEKIVKAVQAAA
- the folK gene encoding 2-amino-4-hydroxy-6-hydroxymethyldihydropteridine diphosphokinase → MQSIFLALGANLGEREDALRRARDLLQRAEGLTILAWSPLYDTDPVGGPEGQEPYLNAVLAGTTVLSPLALLSLCHEVELACGRRRTQPWGPRTLDVDILCYGDLVLDSPELVLPHPRLHERRFVLEPLCDLAPELVHPLLKKSMRRLLADLDRSQRVSRNLENW
- the sucD gene encoding succinate--CoA ligase subunit alpha, with translation MSILVNRNTKVITQGITGATGLFHAQQCRDYGTQMVGGTTPGKGGTSIDGFPVFDTVEDAVKKTGANASVIYVPPIGAADAILEAAEAGIELVICITEGVPVLDMVKVKQYLKGTRTRLVGPNCPGVITPDECKIGIMPGYIHKKGKVGIVSRSGTLTYEAVWQLSTRDLGQSTCVGIGGDPVNGTSHLDVLRMFEEDPETEAVIMIGEIGGDAEEQAATFVKENMKKPVAAFIAGATAPAGKRMGHAGAIISGGKGGAAEKKDYLRACGISVADSPAEMAEALLKIWTP
- a CDS encoding ammonia-forming cytochrome c nitrite reductase subunit c552, translating into MKKIVVFFAAVLFLFATLSVVPAADEDQGNLRFKNLPQYGTYLKNNDDTQMTEYGGSVPHDKHDGINPLPVGYKHAQPYLKNLWLGYPFSYEYKRARGHTYAVEDIFHIDRINRYSEQAGLPATCLNCKVNNIPAQVEAQGDAFWSSEFNEYRLQYNGEKHAIGCTNCHDPDQAMRLVITSIPLAEALERQGVDWREASRNEMRSLVCAQCHVEYYFETKDHGVAAKPHFPWDYGMNPADIYKFKSDGDPERDGFKGQFVDWTHAVSKTPMIKTQHPEYEMYHDSVHGAAGVSCADCHMPRVKVGPATISSHHWTSPLKNEEMIRDACMGCHGDKTPTYLRDRVIYHQERVWKQLNIAQEKSVRAHEAVRQAMEFDGADKDVLAEAREMVRKGQWFWDYVSAENSAGFHNPTKALDTLAFSQQYSDEAVRLAIRATDYAIAASLDKPIKELVPPIMEHSRKLQQSQEHLDSHVWLRYLPKLPEADLVWDGYERVR